A genomic stretch from Pelodiscus sinensis isolate JC-2024 chromosome 23, ASM4963464v1, whole genome shotgun sequence includes:
- the LOC102448016 gene encoding natriuretic peptides A-like: MGWWTTAALRFSLLLLLLTMKPTGRAKAHPMYSSASSAELADFKTLLDLLQSKGPSEEADTGLSHDMNEHNEEAANDALRNNEYARPQREGLAYGHNSWELPEKPLSAPRSKLRALLNSPRSMRRFSDCFGQRIDRIGAQSGLGCNGYRF; the protein is encoded by the exons ATGGGCTGGTGGACTACGGCTGCTCTCCGGTTCtcgctgttgctgctgctgctcaccaTGAAGCCCACAGGAAGAGCTAAAGCTCATCCCATGTACAGCTCGGCCTCTTCCGCTGAACTTGCCGACTTCAAG ACCCTGCTGGATCTCCTGCAGAGCAAGGGCCCCTCCGAAGAAGCAGACACAGGCCTGTCCCACGACATGAATGAGCACAACGAGGAAGCCGCAAACGATGCTCTGCGGAACAATGAATACGCTAGACCCCAGAGAGAAGGCCTTGCCTACGGGCACAacagctgggagctgccagagaAACCTCTTTCCGCCCCGAGGAGCAAGCTGCGAGCCCTGCTGAACTCGCCCCGCAGCATGAGAAGGTTCTCGGATTGCTTCGGCCAACGGATAGACAGAATAGGAGCCCAGAGTGGCCTTGGATGCAACGGCTACAGG TTTTGA
- the LOC102447765 gene encoding natriuretic peptides A-like, whose protein sequence is MDTKGSFACGFLLLLLLQFQSSRTNPLAGLSPAKELASMEALLERLEDKFSLMEALGSNPDLQEPDTQQEIPPELMDESNDQQPEPRLAPSAPLSYRDPFLKRLRGLQAPKMMRESGCFGRRIDRIGSLSGMGCNGSRKN, encoded by the exons ATGGACACTAAAGGTTCATTTGCCTGCGGGttcctgttgctgctgctccttcagTTCCAGTCCAGCCGAACCAACCCTCTCGCTGGGCTCAGCCCGGCCAAAGAACTGGCCAGCATGGAG GCTCTGTTGGAGAGGCTGGAGGACAAGTTCTCCTTGATGGAAGCCCTGGGGTCCAACCCCGATCTGCAGGAGCCCGACACTCAGCAAGAGATCCCACCAGAACTCATGGATGAGAGCAATGACCAGCAGCCCGAGCCCAGGCTGGCTCCCAGCGCCCCTCTGTCTTATAGGGACCCCTTCCTCAAGCGACTGAGGGGGCTGCAAGCTCCCAAGATGATGAGAGAATCAGGCTGCTTTGGGAGGAGAATTGACCGGATCGGCTCGCTGAGCGGGATGGGCTGCAATG GTTCCAGGAAGAATTAA